From Erigeron canadensis isolate Cc75 chromosome 8, C_canadensis_v1, whole genome shotgun sequence, one genomic window encodes:
- the LOC122610334 gene encoding protein ALP1-like → MYEVMNLLMMSVSSSSNSSSDEDAEDHIDLVMFMYLKKHVKLDRKPCRTSTLSEKEYLREIVCGNPIQCYELFRMKPHVFLNLCDKLKLLGLLQDSRNVSIEEGMAMTLRILCHGNTQREVSDRFQHSTGTIHYWFKTVLRALKAFALTVVKPVDRGAVQPEILADSRWYPFFKNCIGAIDGTHVAAWAPASKQKSFRGRKAVLVTQNVMAVCSHDMMFTFVYTGWEGTANDSRVFYDAINRPENKFPMPSGDYFYVVHSGYLNLKGFLVPYRGEQYHRSDWQGDERVTGKEEMFNFIHSFVRNVIERAFGVLKARFRILKAIPNYPLRRQMLIQHACCALHNYIRMEDRADKLFTEYGQDYLEVPRESSNVIQEGFSFDMTDNNEMLQVRASITNALWDKYMSRRQSRRQH, encoded by the exons ATGTATGAAGTTATGAATCTATTGAT GATGTCAGTATCATCAAGTAGCAACTCAAGCTcagatgaagatgctgaagacCATATTGATTTGGTAATGTTTATGTATCTAAAGAAGCACGTCAAACTCGACCGAAAGCCTTGCAGGACCTCTACCCTTAGCGAAAAAGAGTATTTACGGGAAATAGTTTGTGGGAATCCTATCCAATGCTACGAGTTATTTAGGATGAAGCCacatgtgtttttaaatttatgtgataaactAAAGTTATTGGGTTTATTGCAAGATTCTAGGAATGTAAGTATAGAAGAAGGCATGGCAATGACTTTGCGGATTTTATGCCATGGTAATACACAAAGAGAAGTTTCAGATCGGTTTCAACATTCTACTGGAACAATTCATTACTGGTTTAAAACTGTGTTGAGAGCACTAAAGGCCTTTGCGTTAACTGTGGTTAAACCCGTTGATAGAGGTGCAGTTCAACCGGAAATTCTAGCAGATTCAAGATGGTATCCATTCTTCAAG AATTGTATTGGCGCCATTGATGGTACTCATGTTGCAGCTTGGGCACCTGCATCAAAACAAAAGTCATTTCGAGGAAGAAAAGCGGTGCTTGTCACTCAAAATGTTATGGCGGTTTGCTCACATGACATGATGTTTACTTTTGTATATACCGGTTGGGAAGGAACGGCTAATGACTCTCGGGTTTTTTATGATGCTATTAATAGACCAGAAAACAAATTTCCTATGCCGAGTGGCG attatttttatgttgttcATAGTGGGTATCTAAATTTGAAAGGATTTTTAGTCCCATATCGTGGTGAGCAATATCATCGTTCTGATTGGCAAGGTGATGAGCGTGTAACAGGAAAAGAAGAAATGTTCAACTTCATACACTCATTTGTTCGCAATGTCATAGAACGTGCATTTGGTGTTCTTAAAGCAAGATTTCGTATATTAAAAGCTATACCAAATTACCCTTTGAGACGCCAAATGTTGATTCAACATGCATGTTGTGCGTTGCATAATTACATAAGAATGGAGGATAGGGCCGACAAATTATTCACCGAATATGGTCAAGATTATCTTGAAGTTCCTCGTGAAAGCTCAAACGTGATCCAAGAAGGTTTTTCTTTTGACATGACCGATAATAACGAAATGCTTCAAGTTAGAGCTTCAATCACTAATGCCTTGTGGGATAAGTACATGAGTCGTCGTCAATCTCGTAGGCAACATTga
- the LOC122610336 gene encoding L10-interacting MYB domain-containing protein-like produces the protein MSGHNGISGDTMEWTEDCVKFFLDLLAEKVKKDPNSTPTLKMTNWKELDDKILVKFALSYGPEKLKAKYHRLKAIHTKFTELINRTGVTWDSQTGHVFAPDDVWKVFIQQNKAFASINKKGCKIYPLLSMVFSKSTASGTFHNASTTAPLTSPQEHRLEEEYLADVEVGDSEGGSSSSKKHKMDLDMDFGGQPGRRRAGRNSEKDRMDSFMDLWSESVAARKEKNLAKAAKYRANPNEATSSMREESTIDDCMNALNAIPSVSRSSYNKALDYFYDVTWRRMFMLMPDDRKKDWLDDLDN, from the coding sequence ATGAGTGGACACAATGGAATTAGTGGGGATACCATGGAGTGGACTGAAGATTGTGTGAAGTTTTTCTTAGACCTTTTAGCAGAGAAAGTTAAGAAAGACCCAAATTCAACACCGACTTTGAAAATGACCAATTGGAAGGAATTGGATGACAAAATTTTAGTTAAGTTTGCATTGAGTTATGGTCCTGAAAAGTTGAAAGCCAAATACCATCGGTTAAAAGCTATTCATACTAAATTCACTGAACTAATAAATAGGACGGGTGTCACTTGGGACTCTCAAACGGGTCATGTGTTTGCTCCCGACGATGTATGGAAGGTCTTTATTCAGCAAAACAAAGCCTTTGCAAGTATTAATAAAAAGGGTTGCAAGATATATCCGTTATTGAGTATGGTCTTTAGCAAATCAACTGCTTCGGGTACTTTTCATAATGCTTCGACCACTGCTCCTCTAACTTCACCACAAGAACATAGACTTGAGGAAGAATATCTAGCTGATGTCGAGGTTGGTGATTCTGAGGGTGGTTCCAGTAGTAGTAAAAAACATAAGATGGACTTGGATATGGATTTTGGGGGTCAACCGGGTAGGCGAAGAGCAGGACGAAATTCTGAGAAAGATAGAATGGACAGTTTCATGGATTTATGGTCTGAATCTGTGGCGGCTAGGAAAGAGAAAAATTTAGCAAAAGCCGCGAAATATAGAGCTAACCCTAATGAAGCTACAAGTTCTATGAGAGAGGAGTCCACTATTGATGATTGCATGAATGCCCTTAATGCAATACCTTCTGTTAGCAGATCCTCTTATAACAAAGCACTCGATTACTTCTATGATGTTACTTGGAGGAGGATGTTTATGTTAATGCCCGATGATAGGAAGAAGGATTGGCTTGATGATTTAGATAActaa